Below is a genomic region from Paludicola sp. MB14-C6.
AAGATAAAATCAACAACTTGCATACCGCACTTTCCGCTTTGGGTGTGACTTGCAATGATGTAAAGCTTGGTATGGAGCCTAAAGTACTATCCCGACTCATTAACCAATCAAAAGGTGAAAAAATATACCCGATCGTAAATATGCTTGTATTGCGCTCCATGTCCAAAGCAAAATACCATGAAGTTCCTATTGGCCACTTCGGTTTAGTATTAGAAAATTACGCGCAATTCACTTCCCCAATTCGACGTTATCCCGATTTAACAATTCATCGAGTATTAAGTGAATTGGTGAAAGGAACTCCATCACAAAAGGTAACAGCAAAATTCGAACAATTTGTTGTTAAATCTGCTCGTCGTTCAACCGAAACGGAATTAAACGCAATGAAATTAGAGCGTCAATGTGATGACTGCTATAAAGCAGAATATATGAAGCTGCATATCGGTGAAGAATTTGAAGGTATTATCTCTTCTGTTGCACCACATGGCATTTACGTTATGCTTCCTAATACCGTCGAAGGACTTGTCAAAGTATCCAACCTTCCACAAGGACAATACGATTTTGATGAAATGTTCCAATATAAGAACTTAAATACCAATCAAACCTATCGAATTGGTGATTCCATTAAAGTGCGTTGCATCAGCGTTGATGTAAGTGCTGGAAATATCGATTTTGAAACCGTTGAATAAGATAAAAGACTTAGAAAATCATTTTTTCTAAGTCTTTTTATTTTTCATAACAATTTAAAACATCCATCATTTTCTTTGCCTTTTCAAATTCAAGGTTTGGGATAACATGACGTTTCTTACCCTCTGAATAAGTATAGACAATAACATCGCAACAGCCAGACATTAACTGGAATGCACTTCTTCTCATTGTAACCTTAGTAATTCTTCGAATCGGAACAGCAATCGTTTTAATTCGATATCCGTAAGTATAGTTAAAAGTATATACTTCATCTACCAAACCAATACCCGTATGAAAATAGGAGGTAATCTTCACGAATAAATACCACCAACAAGGTATTTCAGCCATGATTCCTATAAACGTAATCATTTCAGAGTAATGCGGAAACAGCCAATATCCAATTAGCCAAAAGGCAGTAGCACCAATCACCCACCAAATTGGCGGAATCAAAAATCGAGAAAGAAACTTTAATTCCGATTTTAAAGTAGGCTTACATAATGGTATTTCAGGAAGCAAAAGCCGAATATTTTTTTGTAAATTATGCTTTTCCGCTGCTGGCATTAATATGGATAATTCGTCCTTTCCCTTGCCATAGCCGTTTGAGTGAATGAGTGCTGTATACACCCCAAACCACTTTGTTAAAAGCGTTTGACGAAGCTCAACCAAGTTGATGCGTTTTACCGTTATTAAATATTGACGTCTTGTAATAATCCCACGCTGAATTTCCAAACTGCCGCCTTGTCGTGTTGCGGAAAAACGGAAATTGCGAATTAAATTTAATAAAAATGATACTCCCCAGCCACCTAACAACACATATGCAATAATAGCTGCTGCCGGCGGAATACCAAACGCAAATACTTGCGCTAATGTGGTAAGATGCTCCACCACTTGATTTTCATATTCTTTTCCAAGCGTTTTTCCAAGACCCGAAATAAACGTAGATACAAATAGTACACCTGTTAACGTATTGGATACAACAAATGACAAAATTGCAATATAAATATTCTTAGGAAGATAAACTCTTTTTATTTCACCAGGATTTATAAATGGCTTTTTTACCTTTCCAATAATCTTATCCAGCTGCTTTTTATAAATAATAACTCTAAAATCTGCAGTAGTTGGGAGGCCGCCATCCGTATCTGCTGATAGCTTTACCGCTTTTAATGGAATCAGATAAAATGGAAATTGAATTGACACAACAGAGAGCTTATGATAAGGAATAAACCGTTCC
It encodes:
- a CDS encoding PH domain-containing protein; protein product: MEYKHSHVINIVEHTSKFLILLLLPAIRALFFTNVGFYAWLQGAWIDILTILFIIGAGLIAWYRYTYCFSKDGIYLKKGIFIVKERFIPYHKLSVVSIQFPFYLIPLKAVKLSADTDGGLPTTADFRVIIYKKQLDKIIGKVKKPFINPGEIKRVYLPKNIYIAILSFVVSNTLTGVLFVSTFISGLGKTLGKEYENQVVEHLTTLAQVFAFGIPPAAAIIAYVLLGGWGVSFLLNLIRNFRFSATRQGGSLEIQRGIITRRQYLITVKRINLVELRQTLLTKWFGVYTALIHSNGYGKGKDELSILMPAAEKHNLQKNIRLLLPEIPLCKPTLKSELKFLSRFLIPPIWWVIGATAFWLIGYWLFPHYSEMITFIGIMAEIPCWWYLFVKITSYFHTGIGLVDEVYTFNYTYGYRIKTIAVPIRRITKVTMRRSAFQLMSGCCDVIVYTYSEGKKRHVIPNLEFEKAKKMMDVLNCYEK